One segment of Ignavibacteria bacterium DNA contains the following:
- a CDS encoding peptidoglycan-binding protein, whose amino-acid sequence MTLPKEYSFDLPLKRGAKGKAVKLVQEWLSLQGVGLTIDGSFGPATEASVKKYQTARRITTSGRVDRATFDELIAPIVRATSPLTTTSTSFAQRVVQAARIHLKEHPREVGGANAGPWVRLYTGGKEGPAWAWCAGFVTTLLRAAEEGQPDSNHSPIKGSLSCDVLAAQAKKAARFVSDKELSSGAVDRASLKNGAIFLIRNKRNANDWTHTGIVTAFFDEYVETIEGNTNDSGDREGYEVCARRRSYTNMDLIRL is encoded by the coding sequence ATGACCTTGCCAAAAGAGTATTCGTTCGATCTGCCGCTGAAACGCGGTGCCAAGGGGAAGGCCGTCAAACTGGTGCAGGAATGGCTTTCGCTTCAAGGGGTGGGGCTTACTATTGATGGGAGCTTTGGGCCTGCCACAGAAGCTTCAGTTAAGAAATATCAGACAGCCCGGCGGATCACAACGAGCGGACGTGTGGATAGAGCAACGTTCGATGAGCTCATTGCACCGATCGTGCGAGCCACCTCGCCCCTTACAACTACGAGCACTTCATTTGCTCAACGTGTTGTACAAGCGGCACGCATTCACTTGAAAGAGCATCCGCGTGAAGTAGGCGGTGCCAACGCGGGTCCATGGGTTCGGCTATATACCGGAGGAAAAGAAGGTCCTGCGTGGGCATGGTGTGCCGGATTCGTTACTACGTTATTGCGAGCAGCCGAAGAAGGTCAACCCGACTCCAATCACTCACCGATCAAAGGTTCGCTGTCATGTGATGTCTTGGCGGCGCAAGCAAAGAAAGCAGCAAGATTCGTATCAGACAAAGAACTCTCCTCCGGCGCTGTTGACCGTGCATCTCTAAAGAATGGCGCGATCTTCCTTATTCGAAACAAGCGCAATGCAAACGATTGGACCCATACCGGCATCGTAACAGCATTTTTTGACGAGTATGTTGAAACGATCGAAGGCAATACCAACGACTCCGGTGATCGCGAAGGATACGAGGTGTGTGCACGCAGAAGGAGTTACACGAACATGGACCTTATCCGCCTGTGA
- a CDS encoding DUF3808 domain-containing protein — translation MRRSVLVVALLLIVLPLRAATDWTLVHNRTMEAIDLMYNLDFGAAEKKCNEVIGLAPGDPRGHFFKSMTYYYRMSFKGGSKNDTAFWAFIYHADKVTKVCEQLLDQNENDTKAMFYMGGTIGFKGLAYVNRGETLKAIWDGKKGYNLLEEAVEKDPSNMDAKMGLGMFQYMISQAPSEFQSAIKLAGLTGDRWGGLRMLEEAASKGVYAKQEARRWLYGFYLAEDLPKRSIVHIRWLKDSFPRNWYFLQQYADISLYQIRDATSAEPAYKTLSMMPINNGDVSYVRWLANFRLGYISMAKERYSETITYYMAAYNVATTDERRHESAASIGIAYDFLGDREQAISWYRKAGTHSVAQRNLKTMRTPKELLIEKVSWAHSVGLYHRVISLVDSVVGAKAISDNETLAQVLYQQGVACYETGNFGRADKCFTAVLGMQGADAWIHPYSHYRLGMTLVKQDKTATAKQHFARVLEYEDYPSEDVLRKRVAREMNALERNGK, via the coding sequence ATGCGTCGCTCGGTACTCGTAGTCGCCCTTCTTTTGATCGTGCTCCCTCTTCGAGCAGCAACTGACTGGACTCTCGTACACAACCGTACGATGGAGGCCATCGACCTCATGTACAATCTGGACTTTGGTGCAGCGGAGAAGAAGTGTAATGAAGTGATCGGTCTGGCGCCTGGCGACCCTCGCGGACATTTCTTCAAGTCCATGACCTACTACTACCGCATGTCCTTCAAAGGTGGGTCGAAGAACGATACTGCCTTTTGGGCATTCATCTACCACGCGGACAAGGTCACGAAGGTCTGCGAACAGCTCTTGGATCAGAACGAGAACGACACCAAGGCAATGTTCTACATGGGTGGAACGATCGGGTTTAAGGGGCTTGCTTACGTGAACAGAGGCGAGACGCTAAAGGCGATCTGGGATGGTAAAAAAGGGTACAATCTGCTCGAAGAGGCTGTTGAGAAGGACCCCTCGAACATGGACGCCAAGATGGGGCTTGGCATGTTCCAATACATGATCTCACAGGCGCCCAGTGAGTTTCAGTCAGCGATCAAGCTCGCCGGACTTACCGGAGACCGCTGGGGCGGACTTCGCATGCTTGAGGAGGCTGCAAGCAAGGGCGTGTATGCCAAGCAAGAGGCCAGAAGGTGGCTCTATGGCTTCTACCTAGCGGAAGACCTTCCTAAACGCTCTATTGTGCATATCCGATGGCTAAAGGACTCATTCCCGAGGAATTGGTACTTTCTTCAACAGTACGCAGACATCTCCCTGTATCAGATCCGAGACGCGACGAGCGCTGAACCAGCCTACAAAACCCTTAGCATGATGCCTATCAACAATGGTGATGTATCCTACGTTCGATGGCTGGCGAACTTCCGACTTGGCTATATCTCAATGGCAAAAGAACGGTATTCGGAAACGATCACGTATTACATGGCGGCGTATAACGTTGCAACTACGGATGAGCGGCGCCATGAGTCGGCCGCCTCGATAGGCATTGCCTATGACTTTCTCGGCGACCGTGAACAAGCAATATCATGGTATCGTAAAGCCGGTACACATTCGGTGGCTCAGCGCAACCTCAAAACAATGCGAACTCCCAAGGAGCTTCTTATTGAAAAAGTCTCTTGGGCACATAGTGTAGGTCTATACCATCGAGTTATTTCTTTGGTAGACTCTGTGGTTGGAGCAAAAGCGATCTCAGACAATGAAACACTAGCGCAAGTGCTTTACCAGCAAGGAGTTGCGTGTTATGAGACCGGAAACTTTGGCCGCGCCGACAAGTGTTTCACTGCCGTCTTGGGGATGCAGGGAGCAGACGCGTGGATACATCCATATTCACATTATCGCCTTGGCATGACCCTCGTAAAACAGGACAAAACAGCTACGGCCAAACAGCATTTTGCACGGGTATTGGAGTATGAAGATTACCCATCTGAGGACGTTCTCAGAAAGCGAGTTGCACGGGAGATGAATGCGCTTGAGCGAAACGGCAAATGA
- a CDS encoding pyridoxal-phosphate dependent enzyme, with translation MTAALPTFADVQAAADRIKPYVHRTPVLTSQALNMMVGAELFFKCENLQKIGAFKARGACNAVLMLDEETARRGVVTHSSGNHGQALAYAARLRGVPCTIVMPSNAPAVKQDAVAEYGATVVLCEPTLRARLDTMQDVIDRTGAHPIPPYDDARVIAGQGTAALELIEDHPDLDVVMAPVGGGGLLSGTAIAVHGMDPSITIIGAEPTIADDAKRSLETGIRQPPPTTLTIADGLRTSLGEITFAILRQMNVRIVTASEASIIEGMFRMMERLKIMVEPSASVTLGAIIEDPQIVAGKKVGLIVCGGNLDVRNLLRI, from the coding sequence GTGACAGCCGCGCTCCCCACGTTCGCTGATGTACAAGCTGCAGCCGATCGGATCAAACCCTACGTTCATCGTACGCCCGTTCTTACTTCGCAAGCACTGAACATGATGGTCGGAGCAGAGCTCTTTTTCAAATGCGAGAACCTTCAGAAGATCGGCGCGTTCAAAGCACGGGGCGCCTGCAATGCCGTGCTCATGCTCGACGAAGAAACGGCCCGACGTGGAGTGGTGACACATTCCTCCGGAAACCACGGTCAAGCACTGGCCTATGCAGCTCGACTTCGCGGTGTTCCGTGCACCATTGTCATGCCAAGCAACGCACCGGCGGTGAAGCAGGATGCGGTTGCTGAATATGGTGCAACGGTGGTACTCTGCGAGCCCACACTCCGTGCCAGACTCGATACTATGCAGGATGTGATCGACCGAACCGGCGCACACCCTATTCCGCCGTATGATGATGCCCGCGTGATAGCGGGTCAGGGCACGGCAGCACTTGAACTCATCGAAGATCATCCGGACCTTGACGTAGTGATGGCTCCCGTTGGGGGAGGTGGACTCCTCAGTGGTACAGCTATAGCGGTTCATGGAATGGATCCGTCAATTACCATCATTGGTGCAGAACCTACAATCGCTGATGATGCGAAACGATCGTTGGAAACAGGGATACGTCAGCCCCCTCCCACAACACTGACCATTGCCGACGGACTCCGCACCTCCCTTGGTGAGATCACGTTTGCGATCCTTCGGCAAATGAACGTGAGGATCGTGACAGCGTCGGAGGCATCCATCATTGAAGGAATGTTTAGGATGATGGAGCGTCTGAAGATCATGGTAGAACCTAGTGCCTCAGTAACGCTTGGTGCGATCATCGAAGATCCGCAGATCGTTGCGGGTAAGAAGGTAGGCCTCATCGTCTGTGGTGGTAATCTCGATGTACGCAATCTTCTTCGAATCTGA
- a CDS encoding branched-chain amino acid transaminase → MPITPTRTIWKNGTFIPFEKASIHVLSHVVHYGSSWFEGIRCYETAEGPAIFRLQEHMRRLHQSLKVYRTQLPFSVDELSEAAVDLVRRNKLGRCYIRPFALRGFGDMGVYGLRCPLEVYIAAWEWGAYLGDDASDNGVDVCISSWDRITPNALPSMAKAGGNYMNSQLVKMEAVENGYAEGICLDTYGNVAEGSGENVFIVVDDELITPPSASSLLPGITRDTVITLAHELGINVREQDIPRAMLYTCDEMFLTGTAVEITPVRSVDRIAVGRGKVGTITRAMQQAFHKITVDGEDPYGWLTPVKKTRSK, encoded by the coding sequence ATGCCGATCACGCCAACACGTACGATCTGGAAGAACGGAACCTTTATTCCGTTTGAAAAAGCGTCTATCCACGTTCTCTCGCACGTGGTGCATTACGGCTCATCGTGGTTTGAAGGGATCCGCTGTTACGAAACAGCCGAAGGTCCTGCCATCTTTCGATTGCAAGAACACATGCGGCGGCTCCATCAGTCGCTGAAGGTGTATAGAACGCAATTGCCATTCAGCGTTGATGAGCTCTCGGAGGCAGCAGTTGACCTTGTGCGACGCAACAAACTCGGACGTTGCTATATCCGCCCCTTTGCGCTTCGTGGGTTTGGTGATATGGGCGTCTACGGACTGCGTTGTCCACTCGAGGTCTACATCGCGGCATGGGAATGGGGCGCCTACCTTGGTGACGATGCTTCGGACAACGGTGTTGATGTTTGTATCTCCTCATGGGACCGCATCACACCCAATGCACTTCCGTCGATGGCCAAGGCTGGCGGCAACTACATGAACTCACAGCTCGTGAAGATGGAAGCTGTGGAGAATGGTTATGCAGAAGGGATCTGTCTCGATACCTATGGCAATGTTGCTGAAGGATCGGGAGAAAACGTCTTTATTGTGGTTGATGACGAGCTCATCACGCCCCCTTCAGCATCATCACTCTTGCCGGGTATCACGCGCGACACAGTGATCACCCTGGCTCATGAACTTGGCATCAATGTTCGCGAACAAGATATTCCACGTGCGATGTTGTATACGTGCGATGAGATGTTCCTAACCGGTACAGCCGTGGAGATCACGCCTGTACGTTCGGTGGACAGGATCGCTGTGGGCAGAGGAAAGGTTGGTACGATCACACGTGCCATGCAGCAAGCGTTTCATAAGATCACGGTGGATGGAGAGGATCCGTATGGATGGCTCACTCCCGTGAAGAAAACGCGTTCCAAGTAA
- a CDS encoding 2-oxoisovalerate dehydrogenase, translating into MAKAKNKNTVQNAAPKSTSNGNGAAKTQRTDLFDITGFDKETLLSWYTTQHLGRRLDEKAANYLKMAKGWSYHAPFAGHDGIQLALGKVFRPGKDFLFGYYRDMLTSLAAGLTVEEIIANGLSKDADVAGGGRHMSNHFAKISIGLQNGSSCTGNHSQQAAGTARSIKKFKGDEVVYCSTGDSTTSEGYYYEAVNGADREKLPLVFVIQNNKYGISVPLREQTANPVVAENFSGFTNLKIFMCDGRDPMDSYRTMMAARDYALSGKGPAMVHADCDRIGSHSNSDNHELYRTKEDIDSMKLRDPLPRMRATLIAAGMATDEELTAIEEANKTAIFAAADAVEPLPDPAPESYKDFLLPEPVVGYDDTSEQRWVPAEDAPVLTFREGIVEAMKGEFRRNPATFLFGQDVASEKKQGIFNVCKGMLDEFGNDRVFNAPIAEDFIVGTANGMTRYRDDIRVVVEGAEFADYFWPAMEQLIECTHDYWRTKGQFSPAVVIRLASGGYIQGGLYHSQNLEGTFTTLPGLRVVCPSFADDAIGLMRNAIRSRGTTMFLEPKFLYNYRPTSTPMPPDDYIIPFGKAKIRRPGTNITVVTYGTPVHWSLQAAEILQNEGVSVEVIDLRSLAPWDKEMVFESVKRTGRCVVVHEDKKTGGFGGEIASSISEELFRYLDAPVARLGSKDTPVGFAKSLEKAILINVDDVVETIRKTMAF; encoded by the coding sequence ATGGCCAAGGCCAAGAACAAGAACACGGTACAGAACGCGGCACCGAAGAGTACATCGAATGGGAATGGGGCTGCAAAGACACAGCGCACAGACCTGTTTGATATAACCGGATTCGACAAAGAGACCCTTCTGAGCTGGTATACCACACAGCACCTTGGACGCAGGCTGGATGAAAAGGCTGCGAACTACCTAAAGATGGCCAAGGGCTGGTCCTATCATGCCCCATTTGCAGGACATGATGGGATCCAGCTTGCATTGGGCAAGGTATTCCGTCCGGGCAAAGACTTCTTGTTCGGTTATTACCGAGACATGCTTACCTCTCTTGCCGCCGGTCTTACCGTTGAAGAGATCATCGCAAACGGTCTATCCAAGGATGCCGATGTTGCGGGTGGCGGACGTCACATGAGCAATCACTTTGCAAAGATCTCTATCGGACTACAGAACGGTTCCTCTTGCACCGGTAATCACTCTCAACAAGCAGCCGGCACTGCGAGGTCGATCAAGAAGTTCAAGGGTGATGAGGTGGTCTACTGCTCCACGGGAGACAGTACAACCTCCGAGGGGTACTACTACGAAGCAGTGAACGGTGCCGACAGAGAGAAGCTCCCCCTTGTCTTTGTGATCCAGAACAACAAATACGGCATCTCGGTGCCCCTTCGTGAGCAGACTGCAAACCCCGTTGTTGCAGAGAACTTCAGTGGGTTCACCAATCTTAAGATCTTCATGTGTGATGGTAGAGATCCTATGGACTCCTACCGCACGATGATGGCTGCTCGTGATTATGCGTTGAGTGGTAAGGGGCCTGCCATGGTCCATGCAGACTGTGATCGCATTGGCTCGCACTCAAACTCAGATAATCATGAGTTGTACCGGACAAAGGAAGACATTGATTCGATGAAGCTGCGCGATCCGTTGCCACGCATGCGGGCCACCCTCATTGCGGCAGGTATGGCAACAGATGAAGAATTGACAGCAATTGAAGAGGCCAACAAGACGGCGATCTTTGCTGCTGCGGATGCTGTTGAGCCCCTTCCCGACCCTGCACCCGAATCATATAAAGACTTCCTCCTCCCTGAGCCGGTTGTTGGGTATGATGATACGTCGGAGCAACGATGGGTCCCTGCTGAAGACGCCCCCGTATTGACCTTCCGCGAAGGCATTGTGGAAGCCATGAAGGGCGAGTTCCGTCGCAATCCGGCAACCTTCCTATTCGGACAGGACGTAGCATCAGAGAAGAAGCAGGGCATCTTCAATGTCTGCAAGGGTATGCTTGACGAGTTCGGGAACGACCGAGTCTTCAATGCCCCGATCGCCGAGGACTTCATTGTGGGTACGGCCAATGGCATGACGCGGTATCGTGATGACATCCGTGTTGTTGTGGAGGGGGCAGAGTTTGCCGACTATTTCTGGCCGGCCATGGAGCAACTGATCGAGTGTACGCATGACTATTGGCGTACAAAGGGTCAGTTCTCACCTGCCGTTGTGATCCGTTTGGCATCCGGCGGATACATCCAGGGCGGACTCTATCACTCGCAGAATCTAGAAGGCACGTTTACGACCCTTCCTGGTCTCCGTGTTGTGTGCCCGTCGTTTGCTGATGACGCCATCGGTTTGATGCGGAACGCCATCCGGTCGCGCGGGACGACCATGTTCCTGGAGCCCAAGTTCCTCTATAACTACCGTCCAACCTCCACTCCGATGCCACCGGATGACTACATCATCCCATTCGGCAAGGCCAAGATCCGCCGTCCAGGCACGAACATTACCGTAGTAACGTACGGCACACCGGTTCACTGGAGTCTCCAAGCAGCTGAGATCCTTCAGAACGAGGGAGTAAGTGTAGAGGTCATCGATTTGCGGTCATTAGCTCCTTGGGACAAAGAGATGGTCTTTGAGAGCGTAAAGCGTACCGGCCGTTGTGTAGTTGTTCACGAGGACAAAAAGACCGGCGGTTTTGGTGGTGAGATCGCCTCTTCGATCAGTGAAGAGCTCTTCCGATACCTTGATGCCCCGGTTGCGCGGCTAGGGTCCAAGGATACCCCTGTGGGCTTTGCAAAGAGTCTAGAGAAAGCCATTCTTATCAACGTGGATGACGTGGTTGAGACGATAAGAAAGACCATGGCTTTCTAG
- a CDS encoding DUF4397 domain-containing protein, with translation MTTTFHRRSFKGALMMKFFALAILASLFVIGCSDDEPTTPPDNQTSIRLLNTVYDDTLGLDLYVAGKKVASRVKSGKSSGYVLAGTSGDSVKVGVHYADSSKARIESLQRMYTGGNFSVYAFPPARTFSVSFGDDVRATQPGKSRIKMVNGCPDGGALSVAITDELNPLLGPEPYTELTGYSDINPGKYTFSVWKNASPTNELFAFDSVSIEPDNAYTLVLTGTISDADGWGFIARLYNDNGDGSTYRDLSVAPDRGKILVVHAVPGAPPASVNLDGSATPTINNLAFPLQTPYIDLAAGPHTATVTVGGTPVISNAPFSIVKRGRTTMFLSGSIVPANLAPLELVDLKKPLSTSEASIRVVNLSPDAPNLDGYIVTATGEEKIVECQDLSFRETSYSNTFKGAFFSRFPTTYNMVFKKAGTTEVVVASTPVTVQAGKIVTIWIGGLAASAKLYTVTHN, from the coding sequence ATGACCACCACCTTCCACAGACGATCATTCAAGGGGGCACTTATGATGAAATTTTTCGCGCTGGCCATACTGGCTTCATTATTCGTTATTGGTTGCTCCGATGACGAGCCAACAACTCCACCGGACAACCAAACGTCGATCCGACTTCTTAACACCGTGTATGATGACACACTTGGCCTTGACCTCTATGTAGCTGGCAAGAAGGTAGCATCACGTGTGAAGTCGGGTAAGAGTAGTGGTTACGTCCTAGCCGGCACCAGCGGTGATAGTGTTAAGGTCGGCGTTCATTATGCCGACTCGTCCAAAGCGCGTATCGAGTCATTGCAGCGGATGTATACCGGCGGAAACTTCTCCGTCTACGCATTCCCACCGGCACGTACTTTCTCTGTCTCGTTCGGAGATGATGTTCGTGCTACCCAACCCGGTAAGTCTCGCATCAAAATGGTGAATGGCTGTCCGGACGGTGGTGCACTTTCTGTGGCAATCACCGATGAACTCAATCCACTCCTCGGTCCTGAGCCCTATACCGAACTCACAGGCTATTCAGACATCAATCCAGGGAAATACACGTTCTCTGTCTGGAAGAATGCATCGCCGACCAATGAGTTGTTCGCCTTTGATAGTGTGAGCATCGAACCTGATAATGCCTATACGTTGGTACTTACAGGCACGATTTCTGATGCAGATGGTTGGGGATTCATTGCTCGACTTTACAACGACAACGGAGACGGTAGCACGTATCGCGATCTGAGTGTTGCCCCTGACCGCGGTAAGATCCTTGTAGTCCACGCCGTGCCGGGTGCTCCTCCGGCTTCCGTTAACCTCGATGGTTCTGCCACTCCAACGATCAACAACCTTGCCTTTCCGCTTCAGACTCCGTACATCGACCTAGCAGCCGGACCACATACAGCCACTGTAACGGTTGGCGGTACACCAGTGATCTCCAACGCACCATTTTCGATCGTGAAGCGCGGAAGAACAACAATGTTCCTCTCTGGCTCTATCGTTCCGGCCAACCTTGCGCCGTTGGAATTGGTAGATCTCAAGAAGCCCCTTTCCACGAGTGAGGCAAGCATCCGCGTGGTGAATCTGTCGCCTGATGCACCAAATCTTGATGGGTATATCGTTACCGCAACAGGTGAAGAGAAGATCGTGGAATGTCAGGATCTCTCCTTCCGCGAGACCAGCTACAGTAACACGTTCAAGGGTGCCTTTTTCAGCCGCTTTCCAACAACCTACAACATGGTATTCAAGAAGGCCGGTACAACAGAGGTTGTCGTGGCCTCAACACCGGTCACCGTGCAAGCAGGAAAGATCGTTACGATCTGGATCGGTGGACTGGCTGCATCTGCCAAGCTCTATACCGTAACTCATAACTGA
- a CDS encoding cobalamin-dependent protein (Presence of a B(12) (cobalamin)-binding domain implies dependence on cobalamin itself, in one of its several forms, or in some unusual lineages, dependence on a cobalamin-like analog.) — MESPAPYVPKNKVRIVTAASLFDGHDAAINVMRRIIQATGCEVIHLGHNRSVLDVVECAIQEDAQAIAMTSYQGGHVEYLTYMRNLLVERGAGHIKIFAGGGGTILPTEIETLHANGVTRVYSPDDGRSMGLQGMINDLVEKSDFITPLVYANGLAQSVREKDAMAIAQAISCAERGDTDQIAFTTGGKRSPVLGITGTGGAGKSSLTDEIVRRFLLDHPDKTIAVVSVDPSKRKTGGALLGDRIRMNAVSDPRVYMRSFATREANVAINPHVRNAINILSYAGFDLIIVETAGIGQSDSQITDVADVSMYVMTPEYGAATQLEKIDMIDYADIIALNKFDKRGALDALRDVRKQYQRSRQLFTSKIDEMPVYGTIASQFNDPGTNTLYRALNDLLTSRCNLSWTSNFEITDEMSEKIFIIPPERTRYLAEIVENNRRYDAFVEKQSELARALWRVQGAIEQLTSAK, encoded by the coding sequence ATGGAATCACCAGCCCCCTACGTACCTAAAAACAAGGTTCGGATCGTTACCGCAGCGTCCCTGTTTGACGGGCATGATGCGGCGATCAACGTCATGCGGCGGATCATTCAGGCCACCGGATGTGAAGTGATCCATTTGGGCCACAACCGTTCCGTGCTGGATGTGGTGGAGTGTGCTATCCAAGAAGACGCCCAGGCAATTGCCATGACGTCCTATCAGGGCGGTCACGTGGAATACCTTACCTACATGCGGAACCTGCTTGTAGAACGGGGCGCTGGTCACATCAAGATCTTTGCCGGGGGTGGAGGAACCATTCTGCCGACAGAGATCGAGACCCTCCATGCTAATGGTGTCACTCGGGTCTACTCCCCAGACGATGGAAGGTCTATGGGGCTCCAAGGGATGATCAATGATCTCGTGGAGAAGAGCGACTTCATAACACCTCTCGTGTACGCCAACGGCTTGGCTCAAAGCGTTCGCGAGAAGGATGCCATGGCCATCGCTCAGGCGATCTCCTGTGCTGAACGTGGAGATACCGATCAGATCGCCTTTACAACAGGCGGAAAAAGGTCGCCCGTACTTGGGATCACAGGAACTGGCGGAGCCGGTAAATCATCTCTAACCGATGAGATCGTACGACGATTCCTTCTGGATCACCCCGATAAGACCATTGCCGTTGTGAGCGTTGACCCTTCAAAACGGAAGACCGGCGGTGCGCTCCTGGGAGACCGCATCCGTATGAATGCCGTGAGCGACCCGCGCGTCTACATGCGTTCGTTCGCCACGCGTGAGGCAAATGTTGCTATCAATCCGCATGTCCGCAATGCGATCAATATCCTTTCCTACGCTGGCTTCGACCTGATCATTGTAGAAACAGCAGGTATTGGACAGAGTGATTCGCAGATCACGGATGTGGCAGACGTCTCGATGTACGTGATGACGCCGGAATACGGCGCGGCCACACAACTCGAGAAGATCGATATGATCGACTACGCGGATATCATTGCGCTCAACAAATTCGACAAGCGTGGCGCCCTTGATGCGCTTCGTGATGTTCGCAAGCAGTATCAGCGAAGCAGGCAGCTCTTTACCTCAAAGATTGACGAGATGCCGGTCTATGGCACGATAGCCTCGCAGTTCAACGATCCAGGTACAAACACTCTCTACAGAGCGTTGAATGATCTGCTCACAAGCCGATGCAACCTCTCATGGACATCCAACTTTGAGATCACCGACGAGATGAGCGAAAAGATATTCATCATTCCACCGGAACGCACGCGATATCTGGCGGAGATCGTTGAAAACAACCGTCGGTACGACGCCTTCGTTGAAAAACAATCAGAGCTCGCACGTGCCTTATGGCGCGTTCAGGGAGCGATAGAACAACTCACGTCAGCCAAATGA
- the gatB gene encoding Asp-tRNA(Asn)/Glu-tRNA(Gln) amidotransferase subunit GatB has protein sequence MRSGYEAVIGLEVHAQLTTASKAFCSCPTEYGAQPNVNVCPICLGHPGTLPVLNKNLVAFAVTMGLATQCSIRETSTFSRKNYFYPDLPKGYQITQYADPICYGGSVEIETDNGVKHIGITRIHMEEDAGKSIHDLDIDTLVDLNRAGVPLIEIVSEPDIRTPHEAYQYLQQIRQILVYLGICDGNLEEGSLRCDANISIRPIGQEKFGTRREVKNLNSFRNVEKAIEYEIGAQIDIVTNGGTVIQQTLMWDAAAQQTKVMRSKELAHDYRYFPEPDLVPVVVSETWREELRAGLPELALAKKRRLIEQYGIPAYDAGIMVDDGEVAQFYETTCSLLEQRSVEAFKLVSNWTMTEMLRIMGDKKCSINEVGVSSQQLASLVDAITSGSISSKTAKELFPDMVGSGRTAQEFIEERGLRQISDEGAIKTMVDEVVRNNPDNLKKYIEGKTNLFGFFVGQVLKASGGSANPTMVSALMKEALEASQSSNTVEE, from the coding sequence ATGCGGTCAGGCTACGAAGCCGTCATCGGACTCGAAGTACACGCGCAGCTCACAACTGCGTCGAAGGCTTTTTGTTCCTGCCCAACAGAATATGGCGCTCAGCCAAATGTGAACGTGTGTCCGATCTGTCTTGGACATCCCGGAACCCTTCCTGTTCTCAACAAGAATCTTGTGGCATTTGCTGTTACGATGGGGCTTGCAACGCAGTGCTCCATTCGGGAAACGTCTACATTCTCTCGGAAGAACTACTTCTATCCGGACCTTCCCAAAGGATATCAGATCACGCAATACGCGGACCCGATCTGTTATGGTGGCTCCGTAGAGATCGAAACAGACAATGGGGTCAAGCACATCGGCATCACCCGGATCCATATGGAAGAGGACGCCGGGAAGAGCATACATGATCTGGACATCGACACGCTGGTGGACCTTAATCGTGCAGGTGTGCCCCTTATCGAGATTGTAAGTGAGCCCGATATTCGAACTCCTCACGAAGCCTACCAGTATCTCCAGCAGATCCGTCAGATCCTTGTCTACCTCGGCATCTGTGATGGAAATCTCGAGGAAGGTAGCCTCCGTTGCGATGCCAACATCTCCATTCGTCCGATCGGACAGGAGAAGTTTGGGACGCGACGAGAGGTCAAGAATCTCAATTCGTTCCGCAACGTCGAAAAAGCCATCGAATACGAGATCGGAGCTCAGATCGATATCGTTACGAATGGCGGAACCGTGATCCAGCAGACCTTGATGTGGGATGCCGCGGCACAGCAGACCAAGGTCATGCGGTCCAAAGAGCTTGCACACGACTATCGCTATTTCCCGGAGCCGGATCTTGTTCCGGTTGTTGTAAGCGAGACATGGCGCGAAGAACTGCGAGCCGGTCTTCCTGAACTTGCACTTGCCAAGAAACGTCGGTTGATCGAGCAGTATGGCATACCGGCCTATGATGCAGGGATCATGGTGGATGACGGAGAGGTTGCTCAGTTTTACGAGACCACCTGTTCGCTCCTTGAGCAGCGGTCTGTAGAGGCATTCAAACTTGTCAGCAACTGGACGATGACCGAGATGCTCCGCATCATGGGTGACAAGAAGTGCAGCATCAATGAAGTTGGGGTATCCTCCCAGCAACTTGCATCGCTCGTTGATGCGATCACCTCCGGTTCGATCAGCAGTAAAACAGCGAAAGAGCTATTCCCGGATATGGTTGGGAGCGGCCGTACAGCACAAGAGTTCATCGAAGAGCGCGGTCTTCGTCAGATCTCTGATGAAGGGGCTATCAAGACAATGGTAGATGAAGTAGTTCGGAACAATCCGGACAATCTCAAGAAGTACATCGAAGGCAAGACGAATCTCTTTGGATTCTTCGTTGGACAGGTACTCAAGGCATCTGGTGGATCTGCGAATCCCACGATGGTGAGCGCTCTGATGAAGGAGGCACTTGAGGCATCACAGAGCTCGAACACGGTGGAGGAATAA